Proteins encoded together in one Astatotilapia calliptera chromosome 7, fAstCal1.2, whole genome shotgun sequence window:
- the nrarpa gene encoding notch-regulated ankyrin repeat-containing protein A, with amino-acid sequence MSQADVSTCSAPQRVFQEAVKKGNTKELHSLLQNMTNCEFNVNSFGPEGQTALHQSVIDGNLELVKLLVKFGADIRLANREGWSALHIAAFGGHQDIVLYLITKAKYSSGAR; translated from the coding sequence ATGAGCCAGGCGGATGTGTCAACTTGCTCCGCGCCGCAAAGGGTTTTCCAGGAGGCGGTTAAGAAGGGCAACACCAAGGAGCTGCACTCTTTGCTGCAGAACATGACAAACTGCGAGTTCAACGTCAACTCCTTCGGGCCGGAAGGACAGACGGCCCTCCATCAGTCAGTAATTGACGGAAACCTGGAGCTGGTAAAACTGCTGGTGAAATTTGGTGCAGATATCAGACTGGCCAACCGGGAAGGGTGGAGCGCTTTACACATCGCCGCTTTCGGGGGCCACCAAGACATTGTGCTATACCTCATCACCAAGGCCAAGTATTCCTCTGGCGCCCGGTGA
- the LOC113025889 gene encoding protein AMBP-like yields MQKAATVITLLVLGWTWSLEGLPVLTDLLYPTQENFDLTQYLGTWHDIAIASTCPYMQRYKSGAAIGKLVLQRGDNEGKLKVTRTSLRRGTCMERIEDYELTTTPGRFFYHVAKWGADVDAYVVHTNYNEYAIVIMSKQKLSGNKTTSVKLYSRTMTVRNTVLDDFKRLVKDQGMSDANIIIKENKGDCVPGEEVATATAQPEPQRVRRNAVPSLAPDVEGSGDDTAMFNGTEACKAAPDTGPCFGIHVRYYYNSSSMNCELFKYGGCLGNQNNFENERDCLQSCRTEAVCRLPMDAQPCTGKPPIWVFDSTAGLCVAYKSGFCQANGNKFYSKAECEEYCGVMKDDEGLLKAN; encoded by the exons ATGCAGAAAGCAGCGACTGTGATTACTCTGCTGGTCCTGGGATGGACCTGGAGCCTCGAGGGGCTCCCTGTACTCACAGACCTGCTTTACCCCACACAGGAAAACTTTGATTTAACCCAG TATTTGGGAACATGGCATGATATTGCCATTGCATCCACATGTCCCTATATGCAACGTTATAAGTCAGGTGCAGCCATCGGAAAACTGGTACTTCAGAGAGGTGATAATGAAGGCAAACTCAAGGTGACTCGAACTTCACTGAG acGAGGAACATGTATGGAGAGGATTGAGGATTATGAGCTGACCACCACACCAGGACGATTCTTCTATCATGTTGCAA AGTGGGGGGCAGACGTGGATGCATACGTGGTTCACACAAACTACAATGAGTACGCCATAGTAATAATGAGCAAGCAGAAGTTATCAGGCAATAAGACCACCTCAGTTAAGCTTTACA GTCGAACTATGACTGTGAGAAACACTGTCCTGGATGACTTTAAAAGACTGGTTAAAGACCAGGGAATGAGTGATGCCAATATTATCATTAAAGAGAACAAAG GTGACTGTGTTCCTGGAGAGGAGGTGGCAACAGCCACAGCTCAGCCTGAGCCTCAG CGTGTGAGGAGAAATGCAGTGCCTTCTTTGGCTCCAGATGTGGAGGGCTCTGGTGATGATACAGCTATGTTCAATGGGACTG AGGCCTGTAAAGCAGCACCAGACACAGGACCGTGTTTCGGGATCCACGTGCGTTACTACTACAACTCCTCTTCAATGAACTGCGAGCTCTTCAAGTATGGAGGATGTTTGGGCAATCAGAACAACTTTGAAAATGAAAGGGACTGTTTGCAGAGTTGCCGCACCGaag CTGTGTGCCGTCTGCCTATGGATGCTCAGCCCTGCACAGGGAAGCCTCCCATCTGGGTTTTTGACTCCACCGCTGGTCTGTGTGTGGCCTACAAAAGCGGCTTCTGCCAGGCCAACGGCAACAAGTTCTACAGCAAGGCAGAGTGTGAGGAGTACTGCGGGGTGATGAAAGATG atgaAGGGCTCCTCAAGGCAAACTGA
- the ptgdsa gene encoding neutrophil gelatinase-associated lipocalin, with translation MTMTVAMVMLCMMMVHANVKPQKDFSLQKFAGKWYRVGVAYDSPRFVPFRRIIKASMGTITPLPNGNANLTMWEATSFGCVIKKYQYERTSVPGQFTYFSARHNMVKDITVVETNYTDYAMVLKHKVFNREYTQVALYARTLSVRPEVVQKFKTFALSRGLPRESILIPPPSENCPSSGSGR, from the exons ATGACGATgactgttgccatggtgatgctGTGCATGATGATGGTACATGCAAATGTGAAGCCGCAGAAAGATTTTAGCCTGCAGAAG tttgcaGGAAAATGGTATCGCGTGGGGGTCGCCTATGACTCTCCGCGTTTCGTCCCATTCCGAAGAATAATTAAGGCCTCCATGGGCACCATCACGCCGCTGCCAAACGGCAATGCTAATCTCACAATGTGGGAGGCAAC aTCCTTTGGTTGTGTAATCAAAAAGTACCAGTATGAGAGGACGAGTGTACCTGGACAGTTCACCTACTTCAGTGCAC GCCATAACATGGTGAAGGACATCACTGTGGTGGAAACAAACTACACTGACTACGCCATGGTCCTTAAGCACAAGGTTTTCAACAGAGAGTACACACAGGTGGCACTTTATG CTCGCACTCTGAGCGTCAGGCCTGAAGTCGTACAGAAGTTTAAAACCTTTGCCTTGTCTCGCGGTTTACCAAGAGAGTCTATTCTGATTCCACCTCCATCAG AAAATTGCCCGTCATCAGGGTCTGGGCGTTAG
- the LOC113025890 gene encoding protein AMBP isoform X2, which produces MQGAVRPVSVLVMGWALVTFQVSPVEPKNFTLTQENFDLEQFMGKWYEVAVVSTCPHYMQRKRGNPVIVALELKHVASEENFTMTATAFRNSLCTETSTDYSLTDTPGRFFYHTARLGADVDAFVVHTTYDEYAVMLLLSTEKPSGNKTTIAKLYSRTVEAGPAVLDHFKTVVREHGMRDDAVIMNQDKGYCSQRVK; this is translated from the exons ATGCAGGGAGCGGTCAGGCCTGTGTCTGTGCTGGTAATGGGGTGGGCCCTCGTGACCTTCCAGGTATCTCCTGTGGAGCCAAAAAATTTTACCCTGACCCAGGAGAACTTTGATCTGGAGCAG TTTATGGGAAAGTGGTATGAGGTGGCAGTGGTGTCTACCTGCCCTCATTATATGCAGCGTAAGAGGGGAAACCCTGTCATTGTTGCACTTGAGCTGAAACATGTTGCATCTGAGGAGAACTTCACCATGACAGCCACTGCTTTCAG GAACAGCTTGTGTACGGAGACTTCAACAGATTACAGTTTGACGGACACTCCAGGGCGATTCTTCTACCACACTGCAA GGCTCGGGGCCGACGTTGATGCCTTTGTGGTTCATACCACCTATGATGAGTATGCTGTAATGCTTCTGCTGAGCACAGAGAAaccatcaggaaataaaaccacCATAGCCAAACTTTACA GTCGGACTGTGGAAGCAGGCCCCGCTGTGCTGGATCACTTTAAAACAGTGGTCAGAGAGCATGGAATGAGAGACGATGCTGTCATCATGAATCAGGACAAAG GTTATTGTTCCCAAAGGGTTAAATAG
- the LOC113025890 gene encoding protein AMBP isoform X1, which yields MQGAVRPVSVLVMGWALVTFQVSPVEPKNFTLTQENFDLEQFMGKWYEVAVVSTCPHYMQRKRGNPVIVALELKHVASEENFTMTATAFRNSLCTETSTDYSLTDTPGRFFYHTARLGADVDAFVVHTTYDEYAVMLLLSTEKPSGNKTTIAKLYSRTVEAGPAVLDHFKTVVREHGMRDDAVIMNQDKGECVPGEKMTETPTQVIVPKGLNRNAVPRTTHPQEEFTVTI from the exons ATGCAGGGAGCGGTCAGGCCTGTGTCTGTGCTGGTAATGGGGTGGGCCCTCGTGACCTTCCAGGTATCTCCTGTGGAGCCAAAAAATTTTACCCTGACCCAGGAGAACTTTGATCTGGAGCAG TTTATGGGAAAGTGGTATGAGGTGGCAGTGGTGTCTACCTGCCCTCATTATATGCAGCGTAAGAGGGGAAACCCTGTCATTGTTGCACTTGAGCTGAAACATGTTGCATCTGAGGAGAACTTCACCATGACAGCCACTGCTTTCAG GAACAGCTTGTGTACGGAGACTTCAACAGATTACAGTTTGACGGACACTCCAGGGCGATTCTTCTACCACACTGCAA GGCTCGGGGCCGACGTTGATGCCTTTGTGGTTCATACCACCTATGATGAGTATGCTGTAATGCTTCTGCTGAGCACAGAGAAaccatcaggaaataaaaccacCATAGCCAAACTTTACA GTCGGACTGTGGAAGCAGGCCCCGCTGTGCTGGATCACTTTAAAACAGTGGTCAGAGAGCATGGAATGAGAGACGATGCTGTCATCATGAATCAGGACAAAG GTGAGTGTGTTCCAGGTGAAAAGATGACAGAGACACCTACTCAG GTTATTGTTCCCAAAGGGTTAAATAGAAACGCGGTTCCACGTACGACACATCCCCAAGAAGAGTTCACTGTTACCATCTGA